A part of Biomphalaria glabrata chromosome 3, xgBioGlab47.1, whole genome shotgun sequence genomic DNA contains:
- the LOC106061184 gene encoding gastrula zinc finger protein xLCGF3.1-like — protein MARHRQKFKCNLCNGFFCSLLTLKNHFSVHTGEKPFQCYHCNKKFRNILKLKQHLSFHLLHLRFKCSFCDKGYFIKSQLQEHMLTHSIQMNNFQYPVHCQICNKGFRKSSLLKSHMVSHTGEKPFKCDECSKEFSSRTSLKEHAFRHTGDKPFQCDFCKKGFPKHSHYKRHILVHSNERPFQCDICFKRFKGSDARKRHSQIHCKETPFQCSLCNQRFRFKANLLSHHKQAHQDCNKGKCFKCVLCNQVYVWKISIQWHLKHHISDRTELRCLLCNKVFSNPSSLKGHITHHLREKAFVCALCNKSFGYRNNLRQHIQSHVIKRKVR, from the coding sequence ATGGCTCGTCATAGACAAAAGTTCAAATGTAATTTGTGTAAtggttttttttgttcattgttaacattaaaaaatcacttTTCGGTTCACACTGGGGAAAAACCTTTTCAGTGTTATCACTGTAacaaaaagtttagaaatattttaaagttaaaacaacatttatccTTTCATCTACTTCATCTGCgatttaaatgttctttttgCGATAAAGGATATTTCATCAAGTCACAATTACAAGAGCATATGCTGACTCATAGTATTCAGATGAACAATTTTCAGTATCCAGTGCACTGTCAAATTTGCAATAAAGGGTTCAGAAAATCAAGCCTCTTAAAATCACATATGGTTTCTCATACTGGAGagaaaccatttaaatgtgacGAATGCAGCAAAGAGTTTAGTTCTAGAACATCTTTGAAGGAGCATGCTTTTCGTCATACTGGGGATAAACCATTTCAGTGTGACTTTTGCAAAAAAGGTTTTCCAAAACATTCCCACTATAAAAGGCACATTCTAGTTCATTCAAACGAGCGACCATTTCAATgtgacatttgttttaaaaggttTAAAGGAAGCGATGCTAGGAAACGACATTCTCAGATTCATTGTAAAGAAACACCATTTCAATGTAGCCTGTGCAATcaaagatttagatttaaagcAAATTTATTATCACACCATAAGCAAGCTCACCAAGATTGTAACaaaggaaaatgttttaaatgtgttttgtgTAATCAGGTTTATGTATGGAAGATATCAATCCAATGGCACCTGAAACATCACATCAGCGACAGGACAGAGCTCAGATGTTTATTGTGCAATAAAGTTTTTTCCAACCCATCTTCTTTGAAAGGCCATATCACGCATCACTTAAGAGAAAAGGCGTTTGTATGTGCACTGTGCAATAAAAGCTTTGGCTACAGGAATAATTTAAGACAACACATACAATCTCATGTGATAAAGAGGAAAGTAAGATGA